One window from the genome of Salvia splendens isolate huo1 chromosome 9, SspV2, whole genome shotgun sequence encodes:
- the LOC121747687 gene encoding DNA repair protein RAD51 homolog has product MMDQQGRKRALELEQPEESEDIQNGPYHVEQLQASGIAAIDIKKLKDAGLCTVESVAYAPRKELLQIKGISDAKVDKIIEAASKLVPLGFTSATQLHAQRLEIIQITSGSKELDRVLEGGFETGSITELYGEFRSGKTQLCHTLCVTCQLPLDQGGGEGKAMYIDAEGTFRPQRLLQIAERFGLNGADVLENVAYARAYNTDHQSRLLLEAASMMVETRFALMIVDSATALYRTDFSGRGELSARQMHLAKFLRSLQKLADEFGIAVVITNQVVAQVDGTAVFAGPQSKPIGGNIMAHATTTRLALRKGRGEERICKVVSSPCLAEAEARFQISTDGVTDVKD; this is encoded by the exons ATGATGGATCAGCAGGGAAGGAAGAGGGCTTTGGAGCTAGAACAGCCAGAGGAATCCGAAGATATTCAGAACGGCCCTTACCATGTTGAACAGCTTCAG GCGTCCGGAATAGCTGCTATCGACATCAAAAAGCTTAAAGATGCGGGGTTGTGCACTGTAGAATCGGTGGCATACGCTCCAAGGAAAGAGCTTCTGCAAATAAAAGGAATTAGTGATGCAAAAGTTGATAAGATCATTGAGGCAG CTTCGAAATTGGTTCCGTTGGGCTTCACAAGTGCCACCCAACTACACGCCCAAAGGcttgaaataattcaaataacatCTGGATCTAAAGAATTGGACCGAGTTTTAGAAG GCGGGTTTGAAACAGGGTCTATAACTGAATTATATGGGGAGTTCCGCTCTGGAAAGACTCAACTATGTCATACGCTCTGTGTGACTTGCCAA CTTCCATTAGATCAAGGTGGCGGTGAGGGGAAAGCTATGTACATTGACGCTGAAGGGACATTCAGACCACAGAGATTGCTTCAAATAGCTGAGAG GTTCGGGCTAAATGGTGCTGATGTTTTAGAGAACGTGGCCTATGCCCGAGCTTATAACACTGACCATCAGTCAAGGCTTCTGCTTGAAGCTGCATCAATGATGGTAGAAACGAG GTTTGCCCTCATGATTGTAGATAGTGCTACTGCTCTTTATAGGACAGATTTCTCCGGAAGAGGGGAATTGTCAGCAAGGCAAATGCATCTCGCAAAGTTCTTGAGGAGCCTTCAGAAGCTAGCCGATGAG TTTGGGATTGCTGTTGTTATAACTAACCAAGTTGTGGCACAAGTGGATGGTACAGCAGTTTTTGCTGGTCCTCAAAGCAAACCCATTGGTGGCAACATCATGGCACATGCTACAACAACAAG ACTAGCTTTGAGGAAAGGAAGGGGAGAGGAGCGTATATGCAAAGTAGTGAGCTCGCCGTGTCTCGCGGAGGCTGAAGCCAGATTTCAGATTAGTACAGATGGAGTAACAGATGTTAAGGATTAG